A genomic segment from Microcoleus sp. FACHB-672 encodes:
- the fdhD gene encoding formate dehydrogenase accessory sulfurtransferase FdhD, with protein sequence MKATPGSKTKTQVWVVENGQVQSRSDRLATEEPLEIRLIVAGMRRTIAITMRTPGNDFELAAGFLYSEGVINSRQDIQRMTHCTDPGVDIENHDNIVNVELAGNVCPDLVSLERHFYTTSACGVCGKTSLEALRLQRSPVITEGPAVSTEIFYSLPEKLRNAQRVFATTGGLHAAALFDAEGRLLALREDVGRHNALDKLIGWAVLGDYLPLSSNIVMVSGRTSFEILQKCLVASVPIVCAVSAPSSLAVALAQEFGITLIGFLRGERFNVYSGIERILAKVTVSAEL encoded by the coding sequence ATGAAGGCAACTCCAGGCAGCAAGACGAAAACCCAAGTTTGGGTGGTAGAAAATGGGCAAGTACAATCGCGTTCAGATCGTCTTGCCACAGAAGAACCCTTAGAAATTCGCTTGATTGTCGCCGGCATGAGGCGTACGATTGCAATTACCATGCGGACGCCAGGAAATGACTTTGAACTGGCAGCAGGCTTTTTATACAGTGAAGGTGTAATTAACAGCCGGCAAGATATCCAACGCATGACTCACTGCACCGATCCTGGCGTGGATATCGAAAATCACGATAATATTGTGAATGTGGAACTTGCCGGCAATGTCTGCCCAGATTTAGTAAGTTTGGAACGCCACTTTTACACAACCAGCGCTTGTGGGGTGTGCGGGAAAACCAGCTTGGAAGCATTGCGCCTGCAACGTTCTCCCGTCATTACTGAAGGGCCGGCAGTTTCAACAGAAATATTTTACAGCCTCCCAGAAAAGTTGAGAAATGCTCAGCGAGTTTTCGCAACTACCGGCGGCTTACACGCAGCGGCTTTATTCGATGCCGAAGGTAGATTGTTAGCATTGCGAGAAGATGTAGGCCGGCACAATGCTCTTGATAAACTAATAGGCTGGGCAGTTCTCGGAGATTATCTTCCCCTTTCTAGCAACATTGTAATGGTGAGTGGGCGAACAAGTTTTGAAATATTGCAAAAATGCCTGGTTGCAAGTGTACCAATTGTCTGCGCGGTTTCCGCCCCCAGCAGTTTAGCAGTCGCACTCGCGCAAGAATTTGGCATCACCCTAATCGGATTCCTGCGCGGGGAACGCTTCAATGTCTACTCTGGCATAGAGCGAATTCTCGCAAAAGTTACAGTGAGTGCTGAGTTGTGA
- a CDS encoding DUF6745 domain-containing protein: MKSQLLSQLESELLSQVDNQLLTQLESKLRQTLKEQLWENFYPQLKRYLEPDIGNSFVNLAFSESVKSEIWTASGCLFDFCITALDCHYNEKNWSLFQSLVKNNGWTFYYNKIAIVCNRPVKLSFDSDNRLHREGEAALQYADGFSLYSYHGVTLPEKYGKLQPHQWQAQWLIEERNAEVRRVLVQEIGYGRICQELQAAALDSWQEYTLLKIENADVEPIFLLKMTCPSTGCIYALRVPPDIQSAREAISWVNWGVDAAEFSVQT; encoded by the coding sequence TTGAAAAGCCAACTGTTGAGCCAACTGGAAAGCGAATTATTGAGTCAAGTAGATAATCAATTATTGACTCAATTAGAAAGCAAGCTACGACAAACACTCAAGGAACAACTGTGGGAAAACTTTTATCCACAACTCAAGAGATATTTGGAGCCAGATATCGGAAATAGCTTTGTTAATTTAGCTTTTTCTGAGTCTGTTAAATCCGAAATTTGGACAGCTAGTGGATGTTTATTCGACTTTTGTATAACTGCATTAGATTGCCATTATAATGAAAAAAACTGGTCATTATTTCAGTCGCTGGTTAAAAATAATGGCTGGACTTTTTATTATAATAAGATAGCAATTGTTTGTAACCGGCCTGTCAAACTCTCTTTTGATAGTGACAATCGCCTTCATAGGGAAGGGGAAGCCGCCCTTCAGTATGCTGATGGATTCAGCCTATACTCCTATCATGGGGTGACATTACCTGAAAAATACGGGAAATTACAGCCACATCAGTGGCAAGCGCAATGGCTTATTGAAGAACGCAATGCAGAAGTTCGTCGAGTATTAGTTCAGGAAATTGGTTACGGGCGAATTTGCCAAGAATTGCAAGCTGCAGCCTTAGATTCTTGGCAGGAATACACGCTTTTAAAAATAGAAAATGCTGATGTAGAGCCAATATTTTTATTAAAAATGACTTGCCCCAGCACTGGCTGCATTTATGCCTTACGAGTTCCGCCTGATATACAATCAGCAAGAGAGGCAATTTCCTGGGTAAATTGGGGAGTTGATGCGGCGGAATTTTCAGTACAAACCTGA